One region of Gigantopelta aegis isolate Gae_Host chromosome 7, Gae_host_genome, whole genome shotgun sequence genomic DNA includes:
- the LOC121377701 gene encoding chitin deacetylase 7-like, whose protein sequence is MGLTQLALLTCVVIATVTCSSQTNCHQGGNCRLPQCSCSSYSSPLPVKDTPQIIFYGFDDALNVRMARHFRKLFPSDRRNPNNCPISMSLYIQHAYTDYSLVSEFYKKGMEIGVHSVTHTNIDTEAKLADEAERQKNNLARLGSVPKDEIVGWRSPNLKTAGDKQPPTLKRLGYTYDISLTYTVGKRHQKKPWPFTLDYGYPYSCQIQPCPGRTASHKGFWEVPIVSLMDYKGAYPCAYVDGCYNSPTTEDDAFQFLWKNFEDNYQTRTPLGFNMHAAWFERPHNLAAMDRFIKEMTKKDDVYIVSVQKMLEWMKNPIKLSDLHNLESWGCKSA, encoded by the coding sequence ATGGGTTTAACACAACTTGCTCTCCTGACGTGTGTGGTCATTGCGACAGTGACGTGTTCATCCCAGACGAACTGCCACCAAGGAGGGAACTGTCGTCTGCCCCAGTGCTCCTGTAGCTCCTACAGCAGCCCCCTGCCCGTGAAGGACACTCCGCAGATCATCTTCTACGGATTTGACGACGCCCTCAACGTTCGGATGGCCCGGCATTTTCGCAAGTTATTTCCTTCTGATCGCAGGAACCCCAACAACTGCCCGATATCGATGTCCCTGTACATCCAGCACGCCTACACGGACTACAGTCTGGTGAGCGAGTTCTACAAGAAGGGAATGGAGATAGGAGTGCACAGTGTGACTCACACCAACATAGACACAGAGGCGAAACTCGCAGACGAGGCAGAGCGCCAGAAGAATAACTTGGCCCGACTAGGGAGCGTGCCGAAAGACGAAATCGTTGGCTGGAGAAGTCCGAACCTAAAGACCGCGGGAGACAAGCAGCCTCCGACGTTGAAGAGACTCGGCTACACCTACGACATCTCTTTGACATACACTGTTGGAAAACGGCATCAGAAGAAACCTTGGCCATTCACCCTGGACTATGGTTATCCTTACAGCTGTCAGATACAGCCCTGCCCAGGACGAACAGCCAGCCACAAAGGCTTTTGGGAGGTTCCCATCGTATCCTTAATGGACTATAAGGGAGCCTACCCATGTGCCTATGTAGACGGGTGCTACAATTCGCCGACTACGGAAGACGACGCATTCCAATTTCTGTGGAAAAATTTCGAAGACAACTACCAGACGCGAACACCTCTGGGCTTCAACATGCACGCGGCATGGTTCGAAAGACCGCACAATCTGGCAGCCATGGACCGGTTTATAAAAGAAATGACCAAGAAAGATGACGTGTATATCGTGTCAGTGCAAAAGATGCTGGAATGGATGAAGAACCCAATCAAACTCTCAGATTTGCATAACCTGGAGTCTTGGGGTTGCAAGTCTGCTTAA